A window from Ramlibacter pinisoli encodes these proteins:
- a CDS encoding tripartite tricarboxylate transporter substrate binding protein, with the protein MQFTVRRLLAALAATAALGAIAPLASAQPAFPNRPLTLVVPFAPGGGTDSIARDLAKTLSERLGQPVVVDNRGGAGGALGADVVAKAKADGHVLLFATSTFATNAAVSPKLPYDPVKDFAPVAMIGRGPLLVVASRQLGATTLAQLVAAGKARPDGLNYCSAGEGSINHLAGEMFRQKSGLALTHVPFKGSGPATVELLAGRIDLFFATVPTILPHVRDSKLPVLAVTSARRSALFPDVPTMAEAGVPGFDVSTWWGILAPAGTPPAVVETLNRAVNDAAAADPVKGRLVHEGADPLRLTPAAFGQALAKELALWRSVASNPAMQLR; encoded by the coding sequence ATGCAGTTCACCGTGCGCCGCCTGCTGGCCGCGCTGGCGGCCACGGCCGCCCTGGGCGCCATCGCCCCCCTCGCGTCGGCACAGCCGGCGTTCCCGAACCGTCCGCTCACGCTGGTGGTGCCGTTCGCCCCCGGCGGCGGCACCGACAGCATCGCGCGCGACCTGGCCAAGACCCTGTCGGAGCGGCTCGGCCAGCCGGTCGTGGTCGACAACCGCGGCGGTGCCGGCGGCGCGCTGGGCGCCGACGTGGTCGCCAAGGCCAAGGCCGACGGCCACGTGCTGCTGTTCGCCACCTCGACCTTCGCCACCAACGCGGCCGTCAGCCCCAAGCTGCCCTACGACCCGGTGAAGGACTTCGCCCCGGTGGCCATGATCGGCCGCGGCCCGCTGCTGGTGGTCGCCTCGCGCCAGCTGGGCGCCACCACCCTGGCCCAGCTCGTCGCGGCGGGCAAGGCCCGCCCGGACGGCCTGAACTACTGCTCGGCCGGCGAGGGCAGCATCAACCACCTGGCCGGCGAGATGTTCCGCCAGAAGAGCGGGCTGGCCCTGACGCACGTGCCGTTCAAGGGCAGCGGCCCGGCCACGGTCGAACTGCTGGCCGGCCGCATCGACCTGTTCTTCGCCACCGTGCCGACCATCCTGCCGCACGTGCGCGACAGCAAGCTGCCGGTGCTGGCCGTGACCAGCGCGCGCCGCTCGGCGCTGTTCCCGGACGTGCCGACGATGGCCGAGGCGGGCGTGCCCGGCTTCGACGTCAGCACCTGGTGGGGCATCCTGGCACCGGCCGGCACGCCGCCGGCCGTGGTCGAGACGCTCAACCGCGCCGTCAACGACGCCGCGGCGGCCGACCCCGTCAAGGGGCGGCTGGTCCACGAAGGTGCCGATCCGCTGCGCCTGACGCCGGCGGCGTTCGGCCAGGCGCTGGCCAAGGAGCTGGCCCTGTGGCGTAGCGTCGCCAGCAACCCCGCCATGCAGCTGCGCTGA
- a CDS encoding Bug family tripartite tricarboxylate transporter substrate binding protein has translation MTPSRRRFLQAGATLAAAGPLARAFAQNDYPSRPITVVVPYAPGGQGDVFARLVGDRLARVLGQPMIVDNKPGASGALGARLVAKARPDGYTLMLGQTGEMAVNRSAMKTPGYDSLADFRAIAMVGNAPLVMAAPASAPYNSLEELLKLARSKPGSISYASSGTATPGHLAAAALAIGTKTEMVHVPYKGAGQAITDLIGGQVQFFFSSASAIVSHIKGGKVKALAVSSPRRLAALPNVPTVAEVAVPGFDFSLWGGYFAPRETPDAIVNRLNAEITKVLAEPDLRARFEAEGSSVDPMPAARVDAFVRAEADKYAQLVKLTSAHIE, from the coding sequence ATGACCCCCTCCCGCCGCCGCTTCCTGCAGGCCGGCGCCACCCTCGCGGCCGCCGGCCCCCTGGCCCGCGCGTTCGCCCAGAACGATTACCCCAGCAGGCCCATCACGGTGGTGGTGCCCTACGCGCCCGGCGGCCAGGGCGACGTGTTCGCGCGCCTGGTCGGCGACCGGCTGGCGCGCGTGCTGGGCCAGCCCATGATCGTGGACAACAAGCCCGGTGCCAGCGGCGCGCTCGGCGCGCGCCTGGTGGCCAAGGCGCGGCCCGACGGCTACACGCTGATGCTGGGCCAGACCGGCGAGATGGCGGTGAACCGCTCGGCCATGAAGACGCCGGGCTACGACAGCCTGGCCGACTTCCGGGCCATCGCCATGGTCGGCAACGCGCCGCTGGTGATGGCCGCGCCCGCCAGCGCGCCGTACAACTCGCTGGAGGAGCTGCTCAAGCTCGCGCGCAGCAAGCCGGGCAGCATCTCCTACGCCTCGTCCGGGACGGCGACGCCGGGTCACCTGGCGGCGGCCGCGCTGGCCATCGGCACCAAAACCGAGATGGTCCACGTGCCCTACAAGGGCGCCGGCCAGGCGATCACCGACCTGATCGGCGGCCAGGTGCAGTTCTTCTTCTCCAGCGCGTCGGCCATCGTCAGCCACATCAAGGGCGGCAAGGTCAAGGCGCTGGCCGTGTCGTCGCCGCGCCGGCTGGCGGCGCTGCCCAACGTGCCGACCGTCGCCGAGGTGGCGGTGCCCGGCTTCGACTTCAGCCTGTGGGGCGGCTACTTCGCGCCGCGCGAGACCCCCGACGCCATCGTCAACCGCCTGAACGCGGAGATCACCAAGGTGCTGGCCGAGCCCGACCTGCGGGCGCGCTTCGAGGCCGAGGGCAGTTCGGTCGACCCGATGCCGGCGGCCCGCGTCGACGCCTTCGTGCGTGCCGAGGCCGACAAGTACGCCCAGCTGGTGAAGCTGACCAGCGCCCACATCGAGTAA
- a CDS encoding isocitrate/isopropylmalate dehydrogenase family protein, translated as MKIVVLPGDGIGPETMAVTVDVLQAASKRFALGLELDHDITGHDSLRRHGATVTPALLAKVRAADGLMLGPTATYDFKDEARGEINPSKFFRKELDLYANIRPARTYPGLANRLGDFDLVVVRENTEGFYADRNIASGGSEMLITPDVVVSLRRITRLCCERIARAAFRLAMTRDKHVTIVHKANVLKIGDGMFIEMCHAVGREFPEVRVDDFIVDAMMAHVVRAPQRFDVIVTTNMFGDILSDLTAELSGSLGLGGSLNAGDDHAMGQAQHGSAPDIAGQDVANPFSLVLSAAQLLGWHGQRKGLPAFTAAARAIDDAVVAAIAAGEATRDVGGKLGTAATGRAFVQRLLAA; from the coding sequence ATGAAAATCGTTGTACTTCCCGGCGACGGCATCGGCCCCGAAACCATGGCCGTGACCGTCGATGTCCTGCAGGCGGCATCGAAGCGCTTCGCGCTCGGCCTCGAGCTGGACCACGACATCACCGGCCACGACAGCCTGCGCCGCCACGGCGCCACCGTCACGCCCGCGCTGCTCGCGAAGGTCAGGGCCGCCGACGGCCTGATGCTCGGCCCCACCGCCACCTACGACTTCAAGGACGAGGCGCGCGGCGAGATCAACCCGTCCAAGTTCTTCCGCAAGGAGCTGGACCTGTACGCCAACATCCGCCCGGCGCGCACCTACCCGGGCCTGGCCAACCGGCTGGGCGACTTCGACCTGGTGGTGGTGCGCGAGAACACCGAGGGCTTCTACGCCGACCGCAACATCGCCTCGGGCGGCAGCGAGATGCTGATCACGCCCGACGTGGTGGTCTCGCTGCGCCGCATCACCCGCCTGTGCTGCGAGCGCATCGCCCGCGCCGCCTTCCGGCTGGCCATGACGCGCGACAAGCACGTGACCATCGTCCACAAGGCCAACGTGCTCAAGATCGGCGACGGCATGTTCATCGAGATGTGCCATGCGGTCGGGCGCGAGTTCCCCGAGGTGCGGGTCGACGACTTCATCGTCGACGCCATGATGGCCCACGTGGTGCGCGCGCCGCAGCGCTTCGACGTGATCGTCACCACCAACATGTTCGGCGACATCCTGTCGGACCTCACGGCCGAACTCTCGGGCAGCCTGGGACTGGGCGGCTCGCTCAACGCCGGCGACGACCACGCCATGGGCCAGGCCCAGCATGGCTCGGCGCCCGACATCGCCGGCCAGGACGTGGCCAACCCGTTCTCGCTGGTGCTGTCGGCCGCGCAGCTGCTGGGCTGGCACGGCCAGCGCAAGGGGCTGCCGGCCTTCACGGCCGCGGCGCGGGCGATCGACGATGCCGTGGTGGCCGCCATCGCCGCCGGCGAGGCGACGCGCGACGTGGGCGGCAAGCTGGGGACGGCCGCGACCGGCCGCGCCTTCGTGCAGCGCCTGCTCGCCGCGTGA
- a CDS encoding amidohydrolase family protein: MLPSGACDCHTHVVGDRVAYPMVAERHYTPGPAPHAALLEHLERNGLERVVLVQPSFYGTDNRCLLDSLERLQGRGRGIAVVDAQCTATELADLHARGVRGLRVNVESAGIRAPDALQDSLLRWADRIGPLGWHLQVYAAPATIAALAPFLARLPVPVVLDHFAMLPAATPVGDPVAQALLQLLRSGNAWVKLSAPYRITAGDDAAVAAWAGAFLAAAPQRVLWGSDWPHTDREPGKAAHEISRYREIPPAALAASLQRWLPGESVREQVLARNPAALYGF; this comes from the coding sequence ATGCTGCCGTCCGGGGCGTGCGACTGCCACACCCATGTGGTCGGCGACCGCGTCGCCTACCCGATGGTGGCCGAGCGCCACTACACGCCCGGGCCGGCGCCGCACGCGGCGCTGCTGGAGCACCTGGAGCGCAATGGGCTGGAGCGCGTCGTCCTCGTCCAGCCCAGCTTCTACGGCACCGACAACCGCTGCCTGCTGGACAGCCTGGAGCGGCTGCAGGGACGCGGTCGCGGCATCGCGGTGGTCGACGCGCAGTGCACGGCCACCGAGCTGGCGGACCTGCACGCGCGCGGCGTGCGCGGGCTGCGCGTCAATGTCGAGAGCGCCGGCATCCGGGCGCCGGACGCCCTGCAGGACAGCCTGCTGCGCTGGGCCGACCGCATCGGTCCGCTGGGCTGGCACCTGCAGGTGTATGCGGCGCCGGCGACCATCGCGGCGCTGGCACCGTTTCTGGCGCGGCTCCCGGTGCCGGTGGTCCTGGACCACTTCGCCATGCTGCCGGCCGCAACGCCGGTCGGCGATCCGGTGGCGCAGGCGCTCCTGCAGCTGCTGCGCTCGGGCAATGCCTGGGTGAAGCTGTCGGCCCCCTACCGCATCACGGCCGGCGACGACGCCGCCGTGGCGGCCTGGGCCGGCGCCTTCCTGGCGGCGGCGCCGCAGCGCGTGCTGTGGGGCAGCGACTGGCCGCACACCGACCGCGAGCCCGGCAAGGCCGCGCACGAGATCAGCCGCTACCGGGAGATCCCGCCGGCGGCGCTGGCCGCCTCGCTGCAGCGCTGGCTGCCGGGCGAGTCCGTGCGCGAGCAGGTGCTGGCGCGCAATCCGGCGGCCCTCTACGGCTTCTGA